The genome window TCGACTGCTTGGGCGTGCCCGGCGGCAGCGCGCTGATCGGAACCGCTTGCGATGACGGCAACGTCCTCACCGGCAACGACGTGTATGGCGCCAACTGCATCTGCGCCGGCCAGCTGATCGACTGCCTGGGCGTGCCCGGCGGCAGCGCGCTGATCGGAACCGCTTGCGATGACGGCAACGCCCTCACCGGCAACGACGTGTACGGCGCCAACTGCATCTGCGCTGGCCAGCTGATCGACTGCCTGGGCGTGCCCGGAGGTGCTGCGCTGGTCGGCACACCCTGCGATGACAGCAATGTGCTCACCGGCAACGACGTGTATGGTGCCGACTGCATCTGCGCTGGCGAGCTGATCGACTGCCTGGGCGTGCCCGGAGGTGCTGCGCTGATCGGCACACCCTGCGATGACGGCAACGCCCTCACCGGCAACGACGTGTATGGCGCCGACTGCATCTGCGCTGGCCAGCTGATCGACTGCCTGGGCGTGCCTGGAGGTGCTGCGCTGATCGGTACCGCTTGCGATGACGGCAACGCCCTCACCGGCAACGACGTGTACGGCGCCGACTGCATCTGCGCTGGCGAACTGATCGACTGCCTCGGCGTGCCCGGCGGCAGCGCGCTGATCGGTACCGCTTGCGATGACGGCAACACCCTCACCGGCAACGACGTGTATGGCGCCAACTGCATCTGCGCTGGCGAACTGATCGACTGCCTGGGCGTGCCCGGAGGTGCTGCGCTGATCGGCACACCCTGCGACGACGGCAACGCCCCTCACCGGCAACGACGTGTACGGCGCCAACTGCATCTGCGCTGGCGAACCGATCGACTGCCTGGGCGTGCCCGGCGGCAGCGCGCTGGTCGGAACCGCCTGTGACGATGGCAACCCCAACACTGGCAACGATATCTACGATGCCAACTGCATCTGCGCTGGCCAGCTGATCGACTGCCTGGGCGTGCCCGGCGGCAGCGCGCTGATCGGTACCGCTTGCGATGACGGCAACACCCTCACCGGCAACGACGTGTATGGCGCCAACTGCATCTGCGCTGGCGAACTGATCGACTGCCTGGGCGTGCCCGGCGGCAGCGCGCTGATCGGAACCGCCTGTGACGATGGCAACCCCAACACTGGCAACGATATCTACGATGCCAACTGCATCTGCGCTGGCGAACTGATCGACTGCCTCGGCGTGCCCGGCGGCAGCGCGCTGATCGGTACCGCTTGCGATGACGGCAACACCCTCACCGGCAACGACGTGTATGGCGCCAACTGCATCTGCGCTGGCGAACTGATCGACTGCCTGGGCGTGCCCGGCGGCAGCGCGCTGATCGGTACCGCTTGCGATGACGGCAACACCCTCACCGGCAACGACGTGTATGGCGCCAACTGCATCTGCGCTGGCGAACTGATCGACTGCCTGGGCGTGCCCGGCGGCAGCGCGCTGATCGGTACCGCTTGCGATGACGGCAACACCCTCACCGGCAACGACGTGTATGGCGCCAACTGCATCTGCGCTGGCGAACTGATCGACTGCCTGGGCGTGCCCGGAGGTGCTGCGCTGATCGGAACACCCTGCGACGACGGCAACGCCCTCACCGGCAACGACGTGTATGGCGCTAACTGCATCTGTGCTGGCGAACTGATCGACTGCCTGGGCGTGCCCGGTGGTTCTGCGCTGATCGGCACACCCTGCGATGACGGCAACGCCCTCACCGGCAACGATGTGTATGGCGCCGACTGCATCTGCGCCGGCCAGCTGATCGACTGCCTGGGCGTGCCCGGAGGTGCTGCGCTGATCGGCACACCCTGCGACGACGGCAACGCCCTCACCGGCAACGACGTGTACGGCGCCGACTGCATCTGCGCTGGCCAAGTAATCGACTGCTTGGGCGTGCCCGGCGGCAGCGCGCTGATCGGAACCGCCTGTGACGATGGCAACCCCAACACTGGCAACGATATCTACGATGCCAACTGCATCTGCGCTGGCCAGCTGATCGACTGCCTGGGCGTGCCTGGAGGTGCTGCGCTGATCGGCACACCCTGCGATGACGGCAATGCGCTCACCGGCAACGACGTGTACGGCGCCGACTGCATCTGCGCTGGTCAGCTCATCGACTGCCTGGGCGTGCCCGGCGGCAGCGCGCTGGTCGGAACTGTTTGCGACGACGGCAACGCCCTCACCGGCAACGACGTGTACGGCGCCGACTGCATCTGCGCTGGCGAACTGATCGACTGCCTGGGCGTGCCCGGTGGTTCTGCGCTGATCGGAACCGCCTGTGACGATGGCAACCCCAACACTGGCAACGATATCTACGATGCCAACTGCATCTGCGCTGGCCAGCTGATCGATTGCTTGGGCGTGCCCGGAGGTGCTGCGCTAATCGGCACACCCTGCGATGACGGCAACGCCCTCACCGGCAACGACGTGTATGGAGCCGACTGCATCTGCGACGGCCAGCTGATCGACTGCCTAGGCGTGCCCGGCGGCAGCGCGCTGATCGGAACCGCTTGCGATGACGGCAATGGGCTCACCGGCAACGACGTGTACGGCGCCGACTGCATCTGCGCTGGCCAGCTGATCGACTGCTTGGGCGTGCCCGGCGGTTCTGCGCTGCTCGGAACCGCTTGCGACGACGGCAACGCCCTCACCGGCAACGACGTGTATGGCGCCGACTGCATCTGCGCTGGCCAGCTCATCGACTGCTTAGGCGTGCCCGGCGGCAGCGCGCTGATCGGAACCGCTTGCGATGACGGCAATGCGCTCACCGGAAACGACGTGTATGGCGCCAACTGCATCTGTGCTGGCGAACTGATCGACTGCCTGGGCGTGCCCGGAGGTACTGCGCTGGTCGGAACCGCTTGCGACGACGGCAACGCCCTCACCGGCAACGACGTGTATGGCGCTAACTGCATCTGTGCTGGCGAACTGATCGACTGCCTGGGCGTGCCCGGAGGTGCTGCGCTGATCGGCACACCCTGCGACGACGGCAACGCCCTCACCGGCAACGACGTGTACGGCGCCAACTGCATCTGCGCTGGCGAACCTGATCGACTGCCTGGGCGTGCCCGGCGGCAGCGCGCTGGTCGGAACCGCCTGTGACGATGGCAACCCCAACACTGGCAACGATATCTACGATGCCAACTGCATCTGCGCTGGCCAGCCGATCGACTGCCTGGGCGTGCCCGGCGGCAGCGCGTCGATCGGAACCGCTTGCGATGACGGCAACGCCCTCACCGGCAACGACGTGTACGGCGCCGACTGCATCTGCTCTCGCCAGCTGATCGACTGCCTGGGCGTGCCCGGCTGCAGCTCGCTGATTGGCACCCCCTGCGACGACGGCAACGCCCTCACCGGCAACGACGTGTACGGCGCCGACTGCATCTGCGCCGGCCAGCCGATCGACTGCCTGGGCGTGCCCGGAGGTGCTGCGCTCGATCGGCACACCCTGCGACGACGGCAATGCCCTCACCGGCAACGACGTGTATGGCGCCGACTGCATCTGTGCTGGCCAGCTGATCGACTGCCTGGGCGTGCCCGGAGGTGCTGCGCTCGTCGGAACCGCTTGCGACGACGGCAACGCGCTCACCGGCAACGACGTGTACGGCGCCAACTGCATCTGCGCTGGCCAGCTGATCGACTGCCTGGGCGTGCCCGGCGGCAGCGCGCTGATCGGAACCGCCTGTGACGATGGCAACCCCAACACTGGCAACGATATCTACGATGCCAACTGCATCTGCGCTGGCCAGCTGATCGACTGCCTGGGCGTGCCCGGCGGCAGCGCGCTGATCGGTACCGCTTGCGATGACGGCAACACCCTCACCGGCAACGACGTGTATGGCGCCAACTGCATCTGCGCTGGCCAGCTCATCGACTGCTTGGGCGTGCCCGGCGGCAGCGCGCTGATCGGAACCGCTTGCGATGACGGCAATGCGCTCACCGGCAACGACGTGTATGGCGCCAACTGCATCTGCGCTGGCGAACGCGATCGACTGCTTGGGCGTGCCCGGCGGCAGCGCGCTGATCGGAACCGCTTGCGATGACGGCAATGCGCTCACCGGCAACGACGTGTATGGCGCCAACTGCATCTGCGCTGGCGAACTGATCGACTGCCTGGGCGTGCCCGGAGGTGCTGCGCTGATCGGCACACCCTGCGACGACGGCAACGCCCTCACCGGCAACGACGTGTACGGCGCCAACTGCATCTGCGCTGGCGAACCGATCGACTGCCTGGGCGTGCCCGGCGGCAGCGCGCTGGTCGGAACCGCCTGTGACGATGGCAACCCCAACACTGGCAACGATATCTACGATGCCAACTGCATCTGCGCTGGCCAGCCGATCGACTGCCTGGGCGTGCCCGGCGGCAGCGCGCTGATCGGAACCGCTTGCGATGACGGCAACACCCTCACCGGCAACGACGTGTACGGCGCCGACTGCATCTGCGCTGGCCAGCTCATCGACTGCCTGGGCGTGCCCGGCGGCAGCGCGCTGATTGGCACACCCTGCGACGACGGCAACGCCCTCACCGGCAACGACGTGTACGGCGCCGACTGCATCTGCGCCGGCCAGCTGATCGACTGCCTGGGCGTGCCCGGAGGTGCTGCGCTGATCGGCACACCCTGCGATGACGGCAATGCCCTCACCGGCAACGACGTGTATGGCGCCGACTGCATCTGTGCTGGCCAGCTGATCGACTGCCTGGGCGTGCCCGGAGGTGCTGCGCTGGTCGGAACCGCTTGCGACGACGGCAACGCGCTCACCGGCAACGACGTGTACGGCGCCAACTGCATCTGCGCTGGCCAGCTGATCGACTGCTTGGGCGTGCCCGGCGGCAGCGCGCTGATCGGAACCGCTTGCGATGACGGCAATGCGCTCACCGGCAACGACGTGTATGGCGCCAACTGCATCTGCGCTGGCGAACTGATCGACTGCTTGGGCGTGCCCGGCGGCAGCGCGCTGATCGGAACCGCCTGCGATGACGGCAATGCGCTCACCGGCAACGACGTGTATGGCGCCAACTGCATCTGCGCTGGCGAACTGATCGACTGCCTGGGCGTGCCCGGCGGCAGCGCGCTGATCGGAACCGCCTGTGACGATGGCAACCCCAACACTGGCAACGATATCTACGATGCTAACTGCATCTGCGCTGGCCAGGTGATCGACTGCTTGGGCGTGCCCGGCGGCAGCGCGCTGGTCGGAACCGCCTGTGACGATGGCAACCCCAACACTGGCAACGATATCTACGATGCCAACTGCATCTGCGCTGGCGAACTGATCGACTGCCTCGGCGTGCCCGGCGGCAGCGCGCTGATCGGTACCGCTTGCGATGACGGCAACGCCCTCACCGGCAACGACGTGTATGGCGCCAACTGCATCTGCGCTGGCGAACTGATCGACTGCCTGGGCGTGCCCGGAGGTGCTGCGCTGATCGGCACACCCTGCGACGACGGCAACGCCCTCACCGGCAACGACGTGTACGGCGCCGACTGCATCTGCGCTGGCGAACCGATCGACTGCCTGGGCGTGCCCGGCGGCAGCGCGCTGGTCGGAACCGCCTGTGACGATGGCAACTCCAACACTGGCAACGATATCTACGATGCCAACTGCATCTGCGCTGGCGAACTGATCGACTGCTTGGGCGTGCCCGGCGGCAGCGCGCTGATCGGAACCGCTTGCGATGACGGCAATGCGCTCACCGGCAACGACGTGTATGGCGCCAACTGCATCTGCGCTGGCGAACTGATCGACTGCTTGGGCGTGCCCGGCGGCAGCGCGCTGATCGGAACCGCTTGCGATGACGGCAATGCGCTCACCGGCAACGACGTGTATGGCGCCAACTGCATCTGCGCTGGCGAACTGATCGACTGCCTGGGCGTGCCCGGAGGTGCTGCGCTGATCGGCACACCCTGCGACGACGGCAACGCCCTCACCGGCAACGACGTGTACGGCGCCAACTGCATCTGCGCTGGCGAACTGATCGACTGCCTGGGCGTGCCCGGCGGCAGCGCGCTGGTCGGAACCGCCTGTGACGATGGCAACCCCAACACTGGCAACGATATCTACGATGCCAACTGCATCTGCGCTGGCCAGCTGATCGACTGCCTGGGCGTGCCCGGCGGCAGCGCGCTGATCGGAACCGCTTGCGATGACGGCAACGCCCTCACCGGCAACGACGTGTACGGCGCCGACTGCATCTGCGCTGGCCAGCTCATCGACTGCTTGGGCGTGCCCGGCGGCAGCGCGCTGATCGGAACCGCTTGCGATGACGGCAACGTCCTCACCGGCAACGACGTGTATGGCGCCGACTGCATCTGCGCCGGCCAGCTGATCGACTGCCTGGGCGTGCCCGGAGGTGCTGCGCTGATCGGCACACCCTGCGATGACGGCAATGCCCTCACCGGCAACGACGTGTATGGCGCCGACTGCATCTGCGCCGGCCAGCTGATCGACTGCCTGGGCGTGCCCGGCGGCAGCGCGCTGATCGGAACCGCTTGCGATGACGGCAATGCGCTCACCGGCAACGACGTGTATGGCGCCGACTGCATCTGCGCCGGCCAGCTGATCGACTGCCTGGGCGTGCCCGGAGGTGCTGCGCTGATCGGAACCGCCTGTGACGATGGCAACCCCAACACTGGCAACGATATCTACGATGCCAACTGCATCTGCGCTGGCCAGCTGATCGACTGCCTGGGCGTGCCCGGAGGTGCTGCGCTGATCGGAACCGCTTGCGATGACGGCAACGCCCTCACCGGCAACGACGTGTATGGCGCCAACTGCATCTGCGCTGGACAGCTGATTGACTGCCTGGGCGTGCCCGGCGGCAGCGCGCTGATCGGCACACCCTGCGACGATGGCAACGCCCTCACCGGCAACGACGTGTATGGCGCCGACTGCATCTGCGCTGGCGAACTGATCGACTGCCTGGGCGTGCCCGGAGGTGCTGCGCTGATCGGCACACCCTGCGATGACGGCAACGCCCTCACCGGCAACGACGTGTATGGCGCCGACTGCATCTGCGCCGGCCAGCTGATCGACTGCCTGGGCGTGCCCGGCGGCAGCGCGCTGATCGGAACCGCTTGCGATGAAGGCAATACAGCAACGGTGAACGATACCTGGAGCGCCGGATGCGTGTGCTCCGGGCAGACCATTGATTGCATCAGTGAAGCAGGTCCTGACCAAGAGACCTGTGGGCTGACCACCACCATGCAAGCTGCTGGAGCGGGTCAATGGACCGGTCCATCCGGAATCTCATTCGCGGATCAGTCGGACGCTCAGTCCACAGTGAATGCCGCTCTGCCGGGCGTATATGATCTCTATTGGACTGTGACCAATGGAACCTGTATCGGAATCGATACTGTTTCTGTCACATTCTATCTGCCAAGTGATGCGTCCTTCGCCTACGCGCAGTCCACCTACTGCCATGGTGATCCTTCGGCGGCGCCATGGACGGCGCAAACAGGCGGAACCTTCACGGCCTTCCCTAGCGGTATCGACATCAATCCGATTACAGGAGCGATCAGCATCGGTTCCAGCGACCCTGGCAGCTATCAGGTCACCTATTACATCGCTGGAAGTTGCCCGGCTTCGCAAACCCAGTCAGTCACCATCGCGGCAGGTGCCGATGCAAGCTGGACGGCTCCTGGCCCCTTGTGCAGCAGCAATGCCCCGATTGCACTGGATCCGCTGGTTACCGGCACGCCGGGCGGAACCTGGCAGGGCCAAGGGGTGGCAAATGGCATCTTCAACCCAGTTGGCCTTGCCGGTTCAATCGAACTGACTTATACAGCCACGATCGGAAGCTGCACCCAAGAACTCACGCAGTTCGTTTCGGTTCTTGAGCCTCCTATTGCGGACGCCGGTCCGGACATCACCGCGTGCGGTTTGCGCGCTGCCATGAACGCGGTCCCATTCAGCGGCAATGCAACCTGGATCCTACCAGCAGGAATCACGTCCTATACTCCTGCAACCTCTGCAACAATGGAGATCGGCGCTGCCGCCTACGGCACCTACGCGCTGGTGTGGAGCGTCACCAATGGCAGCTGTTCGGCGTCTGACACCGCCTTGGCCAACTTCGTGGATCCCGGTTCAGGAATCTGGGTGAATGCTGGGGAAGACCAGAACCTCGCCGTTATCGACTTCACGGAGCTCTCCGGAAGCGCCATGGCCGGTGCAGCCCTGAACTGGTGGGTGCTCAACGGCAGCGGGTCCATCGATGAACCGTCGGACAGCACCACCGCGATCAGCGGCCTTTCGATCGGTGATAACCTGGTGGTGCTGACTGCCAGCATCAATCAATGCGCGTCCATCAGCGACACTGTGCTCTTGCATGTGGACGAACTCTTCATTCCCGAGGGGTACAGCCCGAACGGGGACGGCGTGAACGATCGATGGGAGATCCGCGGCATGGAGGCATACCCGAACAGCTCGCTTCAGGTATTCAATAGGTGGGGCAAGACCGTTTATGAGGCCGAAGCCTATTCCAACGAGTGGGAAGGGCTCTCTCGCAATGGCCAACCGCTGCCCGACGACACCTATTTCTACGTCATTAACCTAAATGGCCGACGCTCGTACAACGGCCACGTCATCATCAAACGGTGAGGCCGATCCTGCCCTACTTCTCATTTCTGGCATTCGTCCTCACGGTCGATTGCGTTGGACAGCACACACCCTTGACCAGCCAATACCTTTTCAACGGACTGGCCATCAATCCGGCCTACGCGGGCAGCCGCGACGTGCTGAGCGCAACGCTCACGCACAGGCAGCAGTGGGTGGGGTTCGAGGGGGCGCCCGTCACGCAGACCATCGCGGTGCATGCGCCCGTGAAGCGCAGTAAGGTCGGACTGGGGCTTATGGTCTTCAATGACCGCATCGGTGTGAGCAATGAGACCGGCGTGCTGGCCAACTACGCGTACCGGATCAAGATGCCGAACAGGGCGAAGCTTGCTCTTGGCCTCGGTGCAGGCCTGAGCCTGTATCGCGCAAAATGGAGCCAAGTGGCCATCGTTGACAACAACGATCCGAGCTTCGCAGGGGATACGCGCGGTGCAGCCAGGCCGAACTTCAGCGCCGGCCTCTTGTACCAGACCAAGATCTGGTACGTGGGCGCTTCGGTCCCTTTCCTGCTTGCGCACCGCTATGATGTGGTGAACCGTTCTTACCGGCTCTCCGATGAGCGCATCGACCTTGAACCTATGCTGACCGGTGGCTATGTGATCAAGCTGAACGACGAGTTCAAACTGAAGCCGACTTCGTTGCTCCGGTACCGCTTGGCCAGCGGACTTCAGGGCGATGTCAGCACCAACCTGATCTATCGCGACAAGGTCTGGCTTGGCGCATCAGTGCGCACCAACGATGCGATCATCGGCATGGTGGAAGTGCTGCCCACGCCGCAATGGCGGATCGGCTATGCTTACGATGCCGGCTTCTCCAGGATCAATCAATACCATAAGGGCTCGCACGAGCTCCTGGTCCAGTACGAGTTCGGCTACCGGATCCGGGTGAGGGACCCGCGTTACTTCTGACGCCATGAAGAACGCCCTCCCTCTCCTATTCGCCGCGATCTGCAGCCCGGCGGCACGTGCGCAGCTCATCCATGAGGTGCATCCGCTCGGCATCAGTCCCAGCGGTGAGGATTACGCCCCTGTCTTCCTGGACAGCGGATTCGTGATGTGCAGCGTGCGCGAGAACGCGGCTCTTATAGGCTTCGTCGATTCAGAGACCGGCAAACCGCTGAGCGACCTCTATTACGT of Flavobacteriales bacterium contains these proteins:
- a CDS encoding type IX secretion system membrane protein PorP/SprF; the protein is MRPILPYFSFLAFVLTVDCVGQHTPLTSQYLFNGLAINPAYAGSRDVLSATLTHRQQWVGFEGAPVTQTIAVHAPVKRSKVGLGLMVFNDRIGVSNETGVLANYAYRIKMPNRAKLALGLGAGLSLYRAKWSQVAIVDNNDPSFAGDTRGAARPNFSAGLLYQTKIWYVGASVPFLLAHRYDVVNRSYRLSDERIDLEPMLTGGYVIKLNDEFKLKPTSLLRYRLASGLQGDVSTNLIYRDKVWLGASVRTNDAIIGMVEVLPTPQWRIGYAYDAGFSRINQYHKGSHELLVQYEFGYRIRVRDPRYF
- a CDS encoding gliding motility-associated C-terminal domain-containing protein; the protein is MAPTASALANAIDCLGVPGGSALIGTACDDGNALTGNDVYGANCICAGELIDCLGVPGGAALIGTPCDDGNALTGNDVYGANCICAGEPIDCLGVPGGSALVGTACDDGNPNTGNDIYDANCICAGQPIDCLGVPGGSALIGTACDDGNTLTGNDVYGADCICAGQLIDCLGVPGGSALIGTPCDDGNALTGNDVYGADCICAGQLIDCLGVPGGAALIGTPCDDGNALTGNDVYGADCICAGQLIDCLGVPGGAALVGTACDDGNALTGNDVYGANCICAGQLIDCLGVPGGSALIGTACDDGNALTGNDVYGANCICAGELIDCLGVPGGSALIGTACDDGNALTGNDVYGANCICAGELIDCLGVPGGSALIGTACDDGNPNTGNDIYDANCICAGQVIDCLGVPGGSALVGTACDDGNPNTGNDIYDANCICAGELIDCLGVPGGSALIGTACDDGNALTGNDVYGANCICAGELIDCLGVPGGAALIGTPCDDGNALTGNDVYGADCICAGEPIDCLGVPGGSALVGTACDDGNSNTGNDIYDANCICAGELIDCLGVPGGSALIGTACDDGNALTGNDVYGANCICAGELIDCLGVPGGSALIGTACDDGNALTGNDVYGANCICAGELIDCLGVPGGAALIGTPCDDGNALTGNDVYGANCICAGELIDCLGVPGGSALVGTACDDGNPNTGNDIYDANCICAGQLIDCLGVPGGSALIGTACDDGNALTGNDVYGADCICAGQLIDCLGVPGGSALIGTACDDGNVLTGNDVYGADCICAGQLIDCLGVPGGAALIGTPCDDGNALTGNDVYGADCICAGQLIDCLGVPGGSALIGTACDDGNALTGNDVYGADCICAGQLIDCLGVPGGAALIGTACDDGNPNTGNDIYDANCICAGQLIDCLGVPGGAALIGTACDDGNALTGNDVYGANCICAGQLIDCLGVPGGSALIGTPCDDGNALTGNDVYGADCICAGELIDCLGVPGGAALIGTPCDDGNALTGNDVYGADCICAGQLIDCLGVPGGSALIGTACDEGNTATVNDTWSAGCVCSGQTIDCISEAGPDQETCGLTTTMQAAGAGQWTGPSGISFADQSDAQSTVNAALPGVYDLYWTVTNGTCIGIDTVSVTFYLPSDASFAYAQSTYCHGDPSAAPWTAQTGGTFTAFPSGIDINPITGAISIGSSDPGSYQVTYYIAGSCPASQTQSVTIAAGADASWTAPGPLCSSNAPIALDPLVTGTPGGTWQGQGVANGIFNPVGLAGSIELTYTATIGSCTQELTQFVSVLEPPIADAGPDITACGLRAAMNAVPFSGNATWILPAGITSYTPATSATMEIGAAAYGTYALVWSVTNGSCSASDTALANFVDPGSGIWVNAGEDQNLAVIDFTELSGSAMAGAALNWWVLNGSGSIDEPSDSTTAISGLSIGDNLVVLTASINQCASISDTVLLHVDELFIPEGYSPNGDGVNDRWEIRGMEAYPNSSLQVFNRWGKTVYEAEAYSNEWEGLSRNGQPLPDDTYFYVINLNGRRSYNGHVIIKR